In Gossypium arboreum isolate Shixiya-1 chromosome 5, ASM2569848v2, whole genome shotgun sequence, a single genomic region encodes these proteins:
- the LOC108452587 gene encoding transcription repressor OFP17-like, whose protein sequence is MKALIPFKSKLLNPFRKLVPIFSFKLKRPVFIRALRLRLRTRSPHAQPRKAPKKSPTSVLRSTFRCLRLSRKMDKVAELRSISEAAAGCNRDRLLFSSPLIPANYMKVGRGSRKREPSDVEDACRSFENYLVEMIVEEGKVSDLVDVEELLYCWKNLTCPVFIDLVSRFYGELCTDLFAGNDDYDDENANTP, encoded by the coding sequence ATGAAAGCATTAATTCCCTTCAAATCCAAGCTTCTCAACCCATTCAGAAAACTTGTCCCAATCTTCAGCTTCAAGCTCAAAAGGCCAGTATTTATACGAGCCCTTAGACTTAGACTTAGAACCCGTTCACCTCATGCTCAACCCAGAAAAGCTCCAAAAAAAAGTCCTACTTCTGTTTTACGATCTACATTTCGGTGTCTAAGACTGTCGCGAAAGATGGATAAAGTGGCAGAGCTTCGAAGCATTTCAGAGGCAGCAGCAGGGTGCAATAGGGATAGGCTGCTGTTCTCGTCGCCACTGATACCTGCTAACTATATGAAGGTTGGACGTGGTTCAAGGAAAAGGGAACCCTCAGATGTGGAAGATGCATGTAGGAGTTTCGAGAATTATTTAGTAGAGATGATTGTGGAAGAAGGGAAAGTGAGCGATTTGGTGGATGTGGAAGAGCTCCTATATTGTTGGAAGAACTTGACATGCCCTGTCTTTATAGATTTAGTTTCTCGATTCTATGGGGAGCTTTGCACGGACTTGTTCGCCGGCAATGACGACTACGATGATGAAAATGCCAATACACCCTAG
- the LOC108452478 gene encoding hexokinase-1-like, whose protein sequence is MGKVAIGVAVVCGIAVAAAAAVVVHRKTKKSGRWVKAMEILKEFEEKCGTPIPKLKQVADAMIVEMHAGLASEGGSKLKMLISYVDHLPTGREKGLFYALDLGGTNFRMLRVQLGGKGRGIVNQQFEEVTIPPSLMTGSSDALFDNIAAELAKFVAQEGSDFKQSPGRQRELGFTFSFPVMQSSIASGTLLRWTKGFSIDDMVGQDVVAELAKAMERQGIDMRIAALVNDTVGTLAGGRYNNKILGTGSNAAYVERAHAIPKWHGLLPKSGEMVINMEWGNFRSSHLPLPDYDHALDTESLNPGEQIYEKVIAGMYLGEIVRRVLCRMTEEAAFFGDTVPPKLKEPFILGTPIMSAMHQDTSPDLKVVASNLKDILEISNTSLKMRKVIVELCNIVATRGARLSAAGVLGILKKMGRDTIKGGEKQKTVIAMDGGLYEHYTEYRECLENTLNELVGEEVSRTIEIEHSNDGSGIGAALLAASHSQYLEMDES, encoded by the exons ATGGGAAAGGTGGCAATTGGAGTAGCGGTGGTGTGTGGGATAGCAGTGGCAGCGGCCGCAGCGGTGGTGGTTCATCGGAAAACGAAGAAGTCAGGAAGGTGGGTGAAAGCAATGGAGATACTGAAAGAGTTTGAAGAAAAGTGTGGGACCCCGATTCCGAAGCTGAAACAGGTGGCTGACGCCATGATTGTGGAGATGCATGCTGGCCTTGCCTCTGAAGGTGGCAGCAAACTCAAGATGCTCATCAGCTATGTTGACCATTTGCCTACTGG GAGGGAGAAGGGATTATTTTATGCATTGGACCTTGGTGGAACTAACTTCCGCATGCTACGAGTGCAATTGGGAGGGAAAGGTAGAGGTATTGTCAATCAACAGTTTGAGGAGGTGACAATTCCTCCGAGTTTGATGACAGGGAGTTCTGAT GCATTGTTTGACAATATTGCAGCAGAACTTGCAAAATTTGTAGCTCAAGAAGGCTCAGATTTTAAACAAAGTCCTGGTAGGCAGAGGGAGCTTGGTTTTACCTTCTCATTCCCTGTGATGCAATCCTCCATTGCTTCTGGAACGCTTCTTAGGTGGACAAAAGGCTTCTCTATAGATGACATG GTTGGCCAAGATGTGGTAGCAGAATTGGCCAAAGCCATGGAAAGACAGGGCATTGACATGCGTATTGCAGCTTTG GTCAACGACACTGTTGGAACACTAGCTGGGGGTAGGTATAACAACAAGATCCTTGGTACTGGATCAAATGCAGCATATGTGGAGCGTGCGCATGCCATACCAAAATGGCATGGTCTACTTCCCAAATCAGGAGAGATG GTTATCAATATGGAGTGGGGTAACTTTAGGTCTTCGCATCTTCCATTACCAGATTATGACCATGCACTAGATACTGAGAGTTTAAATCCTGGTGAACAG ATTTATGAGAAGGTAATAGCTGGTATGTATTTGGGAGAAATTGTCCGCAGAGTTTTGTGTAGGATGACTGAGGAAGCTGCATTTTTTGGTGAcactgttccaccaaaacttaaagaGCCATTTATATTGGG GACACCTATCATGTCAGCAATGCATCAGGACACTTCCCCTGACCTCAAAGTGGTAGCCAGTAATTTGAAAGATATTCTTGAG ATATCAAATACCTCCCTGAAGATGAGAAAGGTAATTGTTGAGCTCTGCAACATTGTTGCCACACGTGGGGCACGTCTTTCGGCTGCCGGGGTACTAGGGATTCTGAAGAAAATGGGGAGAGACACAATCAAGGGAGGGGAGAAACAAAAAACAGTGATAGCTATGGATGGTGGACTGTACGAGCACTATACGGAATACCGCGAGTGCTTGGAGAACACCCTAAATGAATTGGTCGGAGAAGAGGTATCTCGAACCATTgaaattgagcattcaaatgaTGGTTCTGGCATTGGAGCTGCTCTTCTTGCTGCTTCCCATTCGCAGTATCTTGAAATGGATGAGTCCTGA
- the LOC108450397 gene encoding protein IQ-domain 26-like produces the protein MGKAARWLKGLLGMKKEKDKDRIEQYSSVLSDKKERKRFSFGKSSKGVSEISQSPSNVSTTTDAAWLRSYIAETEKDQNKHAIAVAAATAAAADAAVAAAKAAMAVVKLTSNGRTSLVGGGRERWAAMKIQSVFRGYLSRKALRALKGLVRLQALVRGYLVRKRTIATLHSMQALLRAQTTVRSQRIHRSFNKDHSCCLEHKPRSSIERFDEPRSVIHSKRLSASMETNAYDDSPKIVEIDTFKTRSRSRRFNLNALSECGDDFASHTNTSPLLCPVPVRTSTPHHQNVDDFEWCFADDECRLSTAQSTPRFANPVRTPIAPATPLSVCGEGYFRRPHSNLPNYMAKTQSFKAKLRSHSAPKQRPEPGTKKRLSLNGLMAARNSISGVRMNTSCYQVDEGLEL, from the exons ATGGGGAAAGCTGCAAGGTGGCTGAAGGGGTTATTGGGCATGAAAAAGGAGAAAGATAAAGACCGGATAGAGCAATATTCATCTGTTTTATCCgataaaaaagagaggaaaagatTTAGTTTTGGCAAATCCAGCAAAGGTGTCAGTGAAATTTCTCAGAGTCCAAGCAATGTTTCCACGACTACAGATGCTGCTTGGCTCAGATCCTACATTGCTGAAACTGAGAAAGACCAAAACAAGCATGCAATTGCAGTGGCTGCTGCCACCGCAGCTGCAGCTGATGCCGCCGTGGCCGCAGCAAAGGCGGCAATGGCAGTGGTGAAGCTAACCAGTAATGGACGAACCAGTTTGGTTGGTGGAGGGAGGGAAAGGTGGGCAGCTATGAAAATTCAAAGCGTCTTCAGAGGGTATTTG TCTCGGAAAGCACTTAGAGCATTGAAAGGACTGGTTCGATTACAAGCTCTGGTTAGAGGCTATCTTGTAAGAAAGAGGACTATTGCAACTCTGCACAGTATGCAAGCTCTTCTAAGAGCCCAAACAACAGTTCGGTCCCAGCGGATACATCGCTCCTTCAACAAGGACCATTCCTGTTGTCTTGAGCACAAGCCACGCTCTTCCATT GAGAGATTTGATGAACCGAGAAGTGTAATCCACAGCAAAAGACTGTCTGCATCGATGGAAACCAATGCATATGATGACAGCCCAAAGATTGTTGAAATTGACACATTCAAGACAAGATCAAGATCACGTAGGTTCAACCTTAATGCATTATCAGAATGTGGGGATGACTTCGCTTCTCATACAAACACTTCTCCTCTTCTGTGTCCGGTTCCTGTCCGAACATCAACACCCCATCACCAaaatgttgatgattttgaatggtGTTTTGCGGATGACGAATGTAGGCTCTCCACCGCTCAGAGCACCCCTCGTTTTGCTAATCCGGTTAGGACGCCTATTGCTCCTGCCACACCATTGAGTGTGTGTGGAGAAGGGTATTTTAGACGACCTCATTCGAACCTACCAAACTACATGGCGAAGACACAATCATTCAAGGCCAAGTTAAGATCTCATAGTGCCCCAAAGCAAAGACCAGAGCCAGGAACAAAGAAGAGACTTTCCCTCAATGGATTAATGGCTGCAAGGAACAGCATCAGTGGAGTTAGAATGAATACCTCCTGCTATCAAGTTGATGAAGGATTGGAATTATAA
- the LOC108452516 gene encoding 2-oxoglutarate-dependent dioxygenase AOP2-like isoform X2 has protein sequence MALHSAAAKLPVVDLFDENCKPGTASWVSKCNDVRVALEEYGCFLTPYHQVPSQLQDQVFNSLQQLFDLPLETKLQNTSHKPYFGYFKHPSIPLSESMGIDDPTSLDGTQSFTHLMWPNGNQKFCQNVHSYAKLVSQLDRMVKKMVFESYGVEKYYESHIDSTSYLLRLIKYRVPHEGETIDNCGFPHTDKSFLTILHDNQVAGLQTKTKDGNWICVQPSGSMFIVMAGDAFLAWSNGRVHSATHRVVTEENKERYCLALFSFSGETIEAPAELIDEAHPLMFRPFQNMDLLRLYSLDDLHSYDQMFNGQA, from the exons ATGGCTCTCCACTCAGCTGCTGCCAAGCTCCCAGTGGTAGACCTTTTCGATGAGAATTGTAAGCCTGGAACTGCCTCTTGGGTCTCCAAATGCAACGACGTTCGAGTAGCGCTTGAAGAATACGGCTGCTTCCTTACACCTTATCACCAAGTTCCATCACAGCTCCAGGATCAAGTCTTTAACTCCCTGCAACAACTGTTTGATCTTCCTCTAGAAACCAAGCTTCAAAACACCTCTCACAAACCTTATTTCGGTTACTTTAAACACCCCTCCATTCCTCTCAGTGAAAGCATGGGCATTGATGACCCTACCAGTCTTGACGGAACTCAAAGTTTCACTCATCTCATGTGGCCTAATGGCAACCAAAAATTCTG TCAAAATGTTCATTCGTATGCAAAGCTGGTATCCCAACTGGACCGAATGGTGAAAAAGATGGTGTTTGAAAGCTATGGTGTAGAAAAATACTATGAATCTCACATCGATTCCACCAGTTATCTTCTTCGGCTGATCAAATATAGAGTGCCCCATGAAGGGGAAACAATTGATAACTGTGGGTTTCCTCACACTGACAAGAGCTTCTTAACCATACTTCATGACAATCAAGTTGCAGGCCTTCAGACCAAAACTAAAGATGGCAATTGGATTTGTGTTCAGCCCTCTGGTTCAATGTTCATAGTCATGGCCGGTGATGCATTCTTG GCATGGAGCAATGGAAGAGTACACTCAGCAACTCATCGTGTGGTTACGGAGGAGAACAAAGAAAGATATTGCCTTGCATTGTTTTCATTTAGCGGTGAGACCATAGAAGCGCCGGCTGAGCTAATTGATGAAGCTCACCCCTTGATGTTTAGGCCCTTTCAAAATATGGACTTACTCCGACTTTATTCCCTTGATGATCTCCATAGTTATGATCAGATGTTTAATGGCCAGGCCTAA
- the LOC108452516 gene encoding 2-oxoglutarate-dependent dioxygenase AOP2-like isoform X1, which translates to MQIPEFLLIFAVVKHVAGLIAAEISISMALHSAAAKLPVVDLFDENCKPGTASWVSKCNDVRVALEEYGCFLTPYHQVPSQLQDQVFNSLQQLFDLPLETKLQNTSHKPYFGYFKHPSIPLSESMGIDDPTSLDGTQSFTHLMWPNGNQKFCQNVHSYAKLVSQLDRMVKKMVFESYGVEKYYESHIDSTSYLLRLIKYRVPHEGETIDNCGFPHTDKSFLTILHDNQVAGLQTKTKDGNWICVQPSGSMFIVMAGDAFLAWSNGRVHSATHRVVTEENKERYCLALFSFSGETIEAPAELIDEAHPLMFRPFQNMDLLRLYSLDDLHSYDQMFNGQA; encoded by the exons ATGCAAATCCCCGAATTCCTGCTTATTTTTGCGGTGGTGAAACATGTGGCAGGTTTAATTGCAGCAGAAATTTCAATATCCATGGCTCTCCACTCAGCTGCTGCCAAGCTCCCAGTGGTAGACCTTTTCGATGAGAATTGTAAGCCTGGAACTGCCTCTTGGGTCTCCAAATGCAACGACGTTCGAGTAGCGCTTGAAGAATACGGCTGCTTCCTTACACCTTATCACCAAGTTCCATCACAGCTCCAGGATCAAGTCTTTAACTCCCTGCAACAACTGTTTGATCTTCCTCTAGAAACCAAGCTTCAAAACACCTCTCACAAACCTTATTTCGGTTACTTTAAACACCCCTCCATTCCTCTCAGTGAAAGCATGGGCATTGATGACCCTACCAGTCTTGACGGAACTCAAAGTTTCACTCATCTCATGTGGCCTAATGGCAACCAAAAATTCTG TCAAAATGTTCATTCGTATGCAAAGCTGGTATCCCAACTGGACCGAATGGTGAAAAAGATGGTGTTTGAAAGCTATGGTGTAGAAAAATACTATGAATCTCACATCGATTCCACCAGTTATCTTCTTCGGCTGATCAAATATAGAGTGCCCCATGAAGGGGAAACAATTGATAACTGTGGGTTTCCTCACACTGACAAGAGCTTCTTAACCATACTTCATGACAATCAAGTTGCAGGCCTTCAGACCAAAACTAAAGATGGCAATTGGATTTGTGTTCAGCCCTCTGGTTCAATGTTCATAGTCATGGCCGGTGATGCATTCTTG GCATGGAGCAATGGAAGAGTACACTCAGCAACTCATCGTGTGGTTACGGAGGAGAACAAAGAAAGATATTGCCTTGCATTGTTTTCATTTAGCGGTGAGACCATAGAAGCGCCGGCTGAGCTAATTGATGAAGCTCACCCCTTGATGTTTAGGCCCTTTCAAAATATGGACTTACTCCGACTTTATTCCCTTGATGATCTCCATAGTTATGATCAGATGTTTAATGGCCAGGCCTAA